CAGTGGGCTCTTGCCCATCTGTCTTGGCAGCGGAACAAAAATTTCCCAATTCCTGATGGTCGAACGCAAGGCGTACAGCGGTACCATTCGCCTGGGCGTCGAAACCGATACATTTGACAGCACTGGGACGGTCACCAAAACCTTGCCTGTTCCTCCAATTGATGAGGTGCTACTCAGGAAACTAGAGACCCAGTTCACCGGCGAGCAGTGGCAAACCCCGCCGATGTATTCTGCCATCAAGCAGAAAGGAGTCCCTCTCTATAAGCTGGCACGCCAAGGCATAGAAGTTGAACGTGAACCACGGCAGGTGACGATCGAACGGTTGAACCTGACGAAGATCGACACGGATCTCTTGAGTTTTTCCTTGCATTGCTCAAAAGGGACGTATGTGCGGTCGTTTGCGGTTGACCTTGGTACTGCCCTTGGCTGTGGTGCGCATTTGGCGACCTTGCGGCGCACCGAGTTTGGGCCGTTTTCAGTCGAGCATGCTGTCCTGTTATCACTCCTCGCAACGCGGCGTGAACAGCAGACCTTGCCGTTGTTATCGGTAGAACAGGCGTTACGACACTATCGTGCGATCTCGATCAGCGTGCGCGTTGCCACCATGCTTCGTCAAGGAAAACAAGCGGCACTGGGAGAGCTGGACCAATCCGCGACCCCCGGTGAAATCGCGCAACTCCTGAATCCGCAGGGAGAACTGGTGGCGATGGTCCAGTTTCATGGAGAATGGAAATTATTGCGCGTCTTCGCAACTTTACAGTGAGGATGCAGCGTGTTAAGAGATGCACAAGACTAAAATATCTAAGGAGAAAGAATGAGCATGCAGGAGGCAAGGCGCAAAGCCGAGGTTATTGGACAATACCGGCGCCACAATACAGATACAGGCTCCCCCGAAGTTCAAGTCGCAATCCTCTCGAAACGCATTGAGCAGTTGACGGAACACTTCAAAACTCACTCCAAGGACCATCTCTCCCGCCGAGGTCTTCTCAAGTTAGTTGGACAACGCCGTCGTCTTCTCGACTATCTACGCGGAATTGACCACGCTCGCTATCGCGCACTGATCGAAAGCCTTGGACTGCGCCGTTAGCAACGTCGCCTCTACTTACGATATAATAATTCCCTGGGGACGCTCGGACGAGCGTAAGGGGGTAGTGTACACATGTATAA
This Deltaproteobacteria bacterium DNA region includes the following protein-coding sequences:
- the truB gene encoding tRNA pseudouridine(55) synthase TruB, which gives rise to MPAVHGVLLIDKPEGMTSAAVVREVKRTLGEEKVGHLGTLDPFSSGLLPICLGSGTKISQFLMVERKAYSGTIRLGVETDTFDSTGTVTKTLPVPPIDEVLLRKLETQFTGEQWQTPPMYSAIKQKGVPLYKLARQGIEVEREPRQVTIERLNLTKIDTDLLSFSLHCSKGTYVRSFAVDLGTALGCGAHLATLRRTEFGPFSVEHAVLLSLLATRREQQTLPLLSVEQALRHYRAISISVRVATMLRQGKQAALGELDQSATPGEIAQLLNPQGELVAMVQFHGEWKLLRVFATLQ
- the rpsO gene encoding 30S ribosomal protein S15, whose amino-acid sequence is MSMQEARRKAEVIGQYRRHNTDTGSPEVQVAILSKRIEQLTEHFKTHSKDHLSRRGLLKLVGQRRRLLDYLRGIDHARYRALIESLGLRR